One region of Salvia miltiorrhiza cultivar Shanhuang (shh) chromosome 3, IMPLAD_Smil_shh, whole genome shotgun sequence genomic DNA includes:
- the LOC131018999 gene encoding uncharacterized protein LOC131018999 has product MTVASSYRFDPPPPRPTKKRAVIRRDREGGAERLHRDYFAVEPVYGPQFFCRRFRMSRELFLRIVNALEVDPYFQQRSDAVGRLSFSPIQKCTAVVRQLAYGTSADCCDEYLRIGESTALECLKKFCKGVVCIFGGTYLRRPKTADVQRITAMHEARHGFPGMLGSLDCMHWGWKNCPVAWHGAYTRGDQGEPTIILEAVASQDLWIWHAFFGVAGSNNDINVLHQSTLFNDVLAGHEVAVHFLANNSHHTRGYYLTDGIYPDWPVFVKSFQFPNDEKKRRFKVMQEAARKDVERAFGVLQHNMIIEEEGGNASNFDGDDGEGPSSTPQTQFNSGAPPEFAAYMARNASLKDARLHARIRDDLVVHIWARFGPVDP; this is encoded by the exons ATGACAGTGGCAAGTTCATATCGTTTCGATCCACCTCCACCACGCCCGACGAAAAAGCGGGCAGTGATTCGTCGTGACCGTGAAGGTGGAGCCGAGCGCCTCCATCGCGATTATTTCGCCGTCGAGCCTGTTTATGGGCCACAATTCTTTTGCCGTCGATTTCGCATGAGCCGGGAGTTGTTTCTACGCATTGTCAATGCGCTAGAAGTCGATCCTTACTTCCAACAACGTTCGGATGCTGTTGGCCGCTTAAGCTTCTCCCCGATCCAGAAGTGCACTGCCGTTGTTCGACAATTGGCATACGGAACTTCTGCTGATTGTTGTGACGAATATCTCCGTATAGGAGAGTCGACGGCGTTGGAATGCTTGAAGAAATTCTGCAAGGGCGTCGTTTGTATCTTTGGCGGCACGTATTTGAGGCGGCCAAAAACTGCCGATGTGCAACGCATCACTGCAATGCACGAAGCCCGCCATGGGTTCCCGGGAATGTTGGGGAGcctagactgcatgcattggggaTGGAAGAATTGCCCCGTGGCTTGGCACGGCGCCTACACTCGAGGGGATCAAGGCGAGCCAACAATTATATTAGAGGCCGTTGCTTCACAAGATTTGTGGATCTGGCATGCATTCTTTGGAGTCGCTGGGtccaacaacgacatcaacgtgctcCACCAGTCCACGCTATTCAACGATGTTTTAGCAGGGCATGAAGTGGCTGTGCACTTCCTCGCCAACAATTCTCACCACACTCGAGGATACTACTTAACAGACGGCATCTATCCGGACTGGCCGGTGTTCGTGAAGAGCTTCCAGTTTCCGAACGATGAGAAGAAGCGAAGGTTCAAGGTGATGCAAGAAGCTGCAAGGAAGGATGTGGAACGAGCTTTCGGTGTTCTTCAG cacaacatgatcattgagGAAGAAGGTGGAAATGCAAGTAATTTTGACGGTGACGACGGCGAGGGACCAAGTTCTACTCCTCAAACACAATTCAATTCCGGAGCACCACCGGAGTTCGCCGCCTATATGGCACGGAATGCAAGCTTGAAGGATGCACGATTGCATGCTCGCATCCGCGACGATTTGGTTGTGCATATATGGGCACGCTTTGGTCCGGTTGACCCGTAG
- the LOC131019000 gene encoding arginine--tRNA ligase, chloroplastic/mitochondrial-like encodes MELAIAVQNIKIVEEFGGYNYASTDLAALWYRLNEEKAEWIIYVTDVGQREHFEMLFAAAKRAGWLPADGSKYPKASHVGFGLVLGEDVKRFRTRSTETVKLVDLLIEAKSRCKTALIERGKDKEWTEEELDKTAEAVGYGAVKYADLKNNRTTNYTFSFDQMLNDKVSYKDHKHK; translated from the exons ATAGCTGTTCAAAACATAAAAATTGTTGAAGAGTTTGGTGGGTACAATTATGCATCAACAGATCTTGCTGCTCTGTG GTACCGACTGAACGAGGAAAAGGCTGAATGGATTATATATGTTACTGATGTTGGCCAAAGAGAGCACTTTGAAATGCTTTTTGCT GCGGCCAAACGAGCCGGTTGGCTTCCAGCTGATGGCAGTAAGTATCCTAAAGCTAGTCATGTCGGGTTTGGGCTTGTCCTTGGAGAAGATGTAAAACGATTCCGTACTCGCAGTACTGAAACTGTCAAACTGGTTGATTTACTAATTGAAGCCAAAAGTAGATGCAAAACCGCTTTAATTGAAAGAG GCAAAGATAAAGAATGGACTGAGGAGGAGCTTGATAAAACTGCTGAAGCAGTTGGATATGGGGCTGTTAA ATATGCTGATCTGAAGAATAACCGGACAACGAACTATACATTTAGTTTTGACCAGATGCTCAATGATAAGGTGAGTTACAAAGATCATAAGCATAAGTGA